The Buchnera aphidicola (Muscaphis stroyani) DNA window AAGATTCTCAAAGAGATAAATCTTTTTTAAATTATAATCAACCTTCTGGAATGCAAACTCAAAACCATTCGTATTCTTTAAAAGAAAAAATTAGTTTCTTTACTCCCTCGATAAGGCGATTAATTAGAACTCATTCTATCGATATTTCTAAAATTAATTTAAATGAAATAAAAAATAAAACTTTTCCAAAAGAGTTTTTTAATCATATTGATCCTTTGACAGATAAAAATAAGTCAAAACATTCTTTCGAAAATGTTCCAGATAATCTTAAAGAAGAAACGATTTTAAAATCTAAAAATCGAGTAAAAATGACTCGATTGCGCCAAAAAATTTCAGAAAGATTATTAGAAGCTAAGAATAATATGGCAATGTTAACAACTTTCAACGAAGTTAATATGGAACCTATTATTCTATTAAGAAAAAAATATAGAAAAGATTTTGAACAAAAACACGGCATTCGAATTGGATTTATGTCTTTCTATGTAAAAGCAGTAGTAGAAGCTTTAAAGGAATTTCCTGAAATTAATGCATTTATTGATAATGAAGATATAGTTTATCATAATAATTTTGATATTAGTATTGCTATTTCTACACCAAGAGGATTAATAACACCAGTTTTAAGAAACGCTGATAAAATGAGTATGCATGAAATAGAAAAAAAAATAAAAGAATTTTCTATTAAAGGATCAGAAAATAAAATTACAATTGAAGAATTAAGAGGAGGCAATTTTACCATTACTAATGGTGGTATATTTGGATCTCTAATGTCTACTCCAATTATTAATCCTCCGCAAGCCGCTATACTAGGTATGCATTTAATTCAAGACCGTCCTATGGCTGTTAATGGAAAAATTAAAATTTTACCCATGATGTATTTAGCTTTATCTTACGATCATTGTTTAATAGATGGAAAAGAGTCTGTGAGTTTTTTAAAAAAAATTAAAAATATATTAGAAGACTTTACTCGTTTATTAATAAATATTTAAGTTAATTTATTAATTAAAAAATCAAAAAATATTAAAATAATTTTTAATTTTATTAAAAGTACAGTATTAATAATATATATAAAACTGTACTTTTTATTAAATATTAATCTTTAATAACTAGCATCTTTTAAAAAATTTGTCATTTTTGCAAAATGAACAGCAATATATATTTATATTAATTTTTTTAATATCAAGTGTAAAAAATTATGAACTAAAAAATATATTTTTAAAATTTTTTGTTATAATTAATAATGTATATTTTAATAAAATTTTTAGATTTTAAAAACCTACTTTTTAAAAAAGTTAAATTATCTAAAATCATAGAGAAAAAAATGACTAATAAAAAATTAGTAATGATTAGACATGGCGAAAGTCAGTGGAATAAATTAAATAAATTCACCGGTTGGTATGATTCAGAATTAAGCGAATTAGGGAAAAAAGAAGCTAAAATTGCTGCATTATTGTTAAAAAAAGAAAAATTTATTTTTGATTTAGCTTATTCTTCAGTATTGCAGCGAGCAATACACACTTTATGGTATATTTTAAAAGAGCTCAATCAAACTTGGTTGTCCGTAGAAAAATCTTGGCGTTTAAATGAAAGACATTATGGAGCGTTACAAGGATTAAATAAAACAGAAACAGCTTTAAAATTTGGAAACAAAAAAGTTATGTTATGGAGAAGAAGCGTTGAAGTACTACCCCCTCAAATTAATATAACTGATGATCGATTTCCAGGCAATGATATTCGCTATTCCCATCTAAAAATAGATGAAATTCCTTTAGGAGAAAGTTTGTATCTTACTTCAAAGAGAGTCATCCCTTACTGGGAAAATACTATTTTGCCGCAACTAAAAAATAATAAAAGAATACTTATAGTTGCGCATGGCAATTCATTAAGAGCATTAATGCAATATTTAAATAATTTAGATGATGAAAATATTATGAAATTAAATATTCCTACAGCAGTTCCTATTGTTCTAGAATTTGATAAAAAATGGATTCCTTTAACATGGCATTATTTAAAATAACTTTTTTTTAAAAAAAATATTTGAATATTATTTTGAATAGATAAATTAAATTTATTCTTTCAAATTTTAAGACACACTGATTAATAGTGGTTTTACATAAATAGTTAAATATACATGTATTTCATAAACATGTATTTTTTTGCATTCTAAAAAATATTTTTATAGTTTTTAAAAGAGGTTGGAATGATTAAAAAAATTGGAGTGTTAACTAGTGGGGGAGATGCTCCAGGAATGAATGCTGCAATTCGAGGGGTAGTGAGAACAGCTTTAAGCGAAAAATTAGAAATTTTTGGAATTTACGATGGATATTTAGGTTTATATGAAAATCGTATGACTAAACTTGATAGATATAGCGTATCTGATGTTATTAATAGAGGAGGAACATTTCTTGGATCGGCTAGATTCTTAAGTTTTCATGAAAATCAAGTCCGTTTAGTCGCTATTGAAAATTTAAAAAAAAGAAACATAGACGCTCTTGTTGTAATCGGAGGTGACGGTTCTTATGCGGGAGCTAAAAAATTGACAAATATGGGTATGCCATGCATTAGCATCCCTGGTACTATAGATAATGATGTTCCAGGTACAGATTATACAATAGGTTATTTTACTGCTTTAGAAACAGTAGTTGAAGCTATTGATCGATTGCGTGATACTTCTTCTTCCCATCAAAGAATTTCTATCGTTGAAGTAATGGGAAGATACTGCGGAGATTTAACTTTAGCGGCAGCTATTGCAGGTGGATGTGAATTCATTGTACTCCCAGAAATTAATTATGTAAAAGAAGATTTAGTAATTGAAATTCAAGCGGGCATTAAAAAAGGAAAAAAACATGCAATAGTTGCAATCACAGAATATATTTGTGATGTAAATCAATTAGCAAAATATATAGAGATGAAAACTCATCGAGAAACAAGAGCAACTATTCTTGGACACATTCAAAGAGGAGGGGCCCCTGTAGTATATGATCGCATTTTAGCATCCAGAATGGGTGCATATGCAGTTGAATTACTATTAAAAGGTTATAAAGGTCAATGCGTTGGTATCCAGAATGACGAGATGGTGTTTAACGATATAACATACGCACTAAAAAATATGAAGCGAGTTTTTAAAAAAGATTGGTTAATCACAGCTAAAAAGCTATACTAACATAAAATTAGTACCAGTTTTCTGGAGCTTTTAAAAAATTTTATGTAATTAAATAAAATTAAATATCAAAAAAATAAAGTTATAATATGAAATACAATAGATATTGAATTTTTCGATGAAGCGAGCATTTTTATAATGAATATTTATAAAAAAGAAGATATAATTACTCAATGTATTTCTGAATTTCTTGGTACTGGTTTTATTGTTTTTTTTGGGATTAGTTGTTTAGCGTCTATGAAATTAACTAATTCTAATTTTAACGCATATGAAATAAGTATGATTTGGGGTTTAGGAGTATCTATATCAATTTATTTTAGTTCTTTTTTATCTCAAGCTCATTTAAATCCAGCAATTACTATTTTTTTTTGGTTATCTTCCAGATTTCATAAAAAAAAAGTACTTCCTTATATTATTTCTCAAATATTTGGTACTTTTATTTTTACTATTCTTATATATTTTATTTATTATAAATCATTTATTTTATTTGAAATACAAAATAATATTGTAAGAGGAGCTCAAAACAGTTTTGATATAGCTTCTATTTTTTGTATATATCCAAAAAAAAATAATAGTTTTATCCACGATTTCATACTAGAAATATTCATAACAAGTATTTTTATGATAATACTAATGGGGTTAAACGATAAAAATAATCATTTATTATCTTCTAGTTCAATAATACCATTACTAACAGGAATATTAGTAGCAATTATTAATGTTTCTATAGGTCCTTTCAACAATATTACTTTGAATCCAGCACGAGATTTAGGTCCAAGAATATTTTTAAGTGTAATAGGATGGAAAGTTTCTGCATTCACCGGAAGTAGTAATTTTCCATATTTCTTAATACCTGTAATGGGCTCTTTTTTAGGAATAAATTTAGGTGGTTTGATATATTATGTATTTATAGAAAATCATTTTAGTAAATTAAAAAATTAAATTTACTTATTTTTCAAAAAACTATTAGAAATTTCTATAATTTTAAAAAATTCTTTTAAATTTAAAGATGCACTGCCAATTAAAAGACCATCTATATCTGGTTGTTCAAGAAACATTTTTGCATTTAACTGATTTACAGAGCCTCCATATTGAATTATGATACTTTCTTTAGAAATTGAATCATATTGAAAAATATAATTTTTTATGAATTTGTGTATCATTTGTACATTTTTTGGAATTGCTGATTGCCCTGTTCCGATTGCCCAAACTGGTTCATATGCAATTACTGTATTTCTAAAAGACTGGTTTCCACATATCTTTAATATAGAATTTAACTGGTCTTTTAAAATTTCTTCTGTTTTACCGCATTTTTTTTGTTCTTGAGTTTCTCCAACACATAAAATTGGAATTAAATTATATTTTTTAATTAAAAAAAATTTTTTTGCGATGACATCGTTTGTTTCTTGATGTACAAAACGTCTTTCTGAATGTCCAATAATAACGTATTTCACGCCAATATCTTTTAGCATTAAAATTGAAATTTCACCAGTAAAAGCGCCTTTTACATTAATGTCTATATTTTGAGAAGCAACAAAAACATTTTTATTATGATGTATTTTTTGACACATTCGATCTAAATATATAAAAGAAGGGGAAATAACAATAGTGTTATTGTTATTCTTTAGAAAACATGATGTAAAATTATTCATTAAATGAGCAATGGTTTTTTTATCACCATTTAACTTCCAATTGGCTACAATTAATTTTTTTTTCATTTTATTCTCTTGGAATAGTGTATTTTAAACTAACTTTAGTTTATATATTAGAAACTAAGTTGTTATAATTTGATCTTTTATAAAACTTAGTTTCTATAAAAATGTTAAAATATTCTATTTATATATGTTTGCACGATTACGTAATTGTTTGCCCGGTTTAAAATAAGTCACGTATCTTTCATTTAGAAAAACCCGATTTCCATTTTTAGGATTTCTACCAATGCGAGAAGAGCGATAATGTAAAGAAAAACTTCCAAAACCTCGAATTTCAATTCTTTTTCTTTTAGCAAGGGAGTACGCTATATGATCTAGCATTTCTTTAACAGCATATTCTATTTTTTTTATTGAAATATGAATTTTTTGTTCAGCAATTCTTTCAAGCAATTCTGATCTCGTCATAAATCCTCTATACATTTACAATAAAATAAAATTTTCTACAAAAAGTTATTCAGTATTTTGAGCAGCTTTAAATGCTTCCGCCATTGCACTGGAAAAAGTTTCATCATTTATTTTTTTATTGGGTGTATTGATTACATCTTTTTTTTCGCTTTTATTAATAAAATGAACCGTAACGTAAATTGTTCTATTTTTTCGATCAAAATTGAATAATTTAACTGATATGTTATTTCCAATTTTTAATTGATTTTTTAATTCTTCATAAGTCAAATGAGGAAGATCAGAAAATTTTATACATCCATCTATAGTTTCTGATAGTTTTACTATTGCATTCTTATCATCAAAAGATTTAACTGTAGCATCAATTAATGCACCTTTTTTATGATTTAAAATATAAGAATTAAAAGGATCTTCTTCAATTTGTTTAATTCCTAAAGAAATTCTTTCTCTTTCAGCATCTACTTGAAGTACTATAGCTGATATCTCATCTCCTTTTTTATAATTTTTAACAGCATCTTCTCCAGGAATACTCCAAGAAATATCAGATAAATGAACTAATCCATCAATTCCTCCATTTAAACCAATAAAAATACCAAAATCTGTAATAGATTTAATTTTTCCAGTGACTTTGATTCCTTTTTTATGTGTTTCAGAAAATTCTTTCCAAGGATTTACTTTACACTGTTTTAAACCAAGCGAAATCCGACGTCGATCTTCATCAATATCTAAAACCATAACTTCTACTGTATCATTAACTGTAACTACTTTAGATGGATGAATATTTTTGTTTGTCCAATCCATTTCAGAAACATGTACAAGACCTTCAACTCCTTCTTCAATTTCTACAAAACATCCATAATCTGTTAAATTAGTTACACGTCCAGTTAATTTAGCTTCTTCTGGATAGCGTTTTGAAATTTCTACCCAAGGATCTTCTCCTAATTGTTTAAGTCCCAATGAAACACGTGTTCTTTCTCGATCAAATTTTAAAATTTTAACTTGAATTTCATCTCCTACGCTTACTACTTCACTAGGATGCTTTACTCTTTTCCAAGCCATATCAGTAATATGTAACAATCCATCTACTCCACCTAAATCCACAAAAGCTCCATAATCTGTTAAATTTTTTACTATTCCTTTAATTTGAACACCTTCTTGCAAATTCTCTAACAATTGATCTCTTTCGGCGCTGTTTTCAGATTCAATGACAGCTCGACGAGAAACAACTACATTATTTCTTTTTTGATCTAATTTAATTACTTTAAACTCTAATTCTTTTCCTTCAAGATGAATTGTTTCTCTTACAGGGCGAATGTCTACTAAAGATCCAGGTAAAAAAGCGCGTATATCGTTTAATTCAACAGTAAAACCTCCTTTAACTTTCCCATTAATTATTCCGGTGATTGTTTCTGATTTTTCGTGAGCTTTTTCTAAAACTAACCATGCCTCATGTCTTTTTGCTTTTTCTCTAGAAAGTAACGTTTCTCCAAATCCATCTTCAATAGCATCTAGAACCACATCAATATCATCACCTACTTTAACTTCTAATAAACCTTGTGTATTTTTAAACTGATCTAATGGGATAGCTGATTCGGATTTAAGACCTGCATCTACTAAGACTGTGTCTTTCTCTATAGCAACTATAGTTCCTCGAATAATTGAACCTGGACGAGTTTTAATCTCTTTTAGTGATTCTTCAAATAATTGAGCAAAAGATTCATTCATGTTAATAGTTTCTATAAATTTTGTATTTAACGTTTATTTTAACTTCATGCTAAAACACGCTTGTTTTATAATATCTTATAATATTCCTTATTAAAAGAATGTAATATATAAAAAATATTTAACTTATATTTTTTATTTTTTTAAATATATCTTGTAAAAATTTTAATTTATTCTAAAAGAATTTTGTATAAATTAAATCTAATATTATATCACCTTTTAATGGGAGAAAAAAAGAAATTAAATAGTCTCTATTATATGTTTTCCATTATCGTATTGATTTATTATAAAAATCTTTATTGTATTTGTTTTTTAATTTTAATATTTGTTACTATAAAAATTATAAAATAAAAACATATAAAAAATATTAACTATTAAATCTTTAAGAATTATTTTACTTTATAAGTGTTATTTTATTAAAAAAAATTTTAATAAAACAATTATTTTTATTTAAAAAAGATTTGTTTCTAATTAAATTAATTTAATTACTTAAACAATATACTAAAAACTTCTAGCATAATTAAATATCATGTTTTTTAAATTAATAAGTACATATAAATTAAAAAGTTTAAATTTAAAAGATAAAAACTATATTTTTTAAATAATTTTTATATTGTTTACTTTTAAAAAGATTTATTAAAAAAATAGTGAATTAATTATATTAATCACATATTTAAATTTATAAAAATTATCTTGATAATTAATTTTTAAATAAATTTTAGTAAAATTTACTAATAGATAAAAAATCTTTAAAATAAGAAGGAAAAGTTTTTGAAGTGCACTTTGGATTAAGTATATTAACACCTACAAGAGATAAAGAAACTAAGGAAAAACACATTGCTATACGATGATCGTTATAAGTATTTATGCTTGCATATTTAAATGAATTTGGAGGAGTTATAGATAAAAAATCCTTTCCTTCTTCTACTTTTGCACCAATTTTCTTTAATTCTATAGCCATTGCTGACAAACGATCTGTTTCTTTTAATCGCCAATTGTATATATTTCTAATAATTGTAGTTCCTTTCGCGAAAAGAGCCACCATTGCAATTGTCATAGCAGCATCAGGAATATGATTCATATCTAAATCTACTCCATATAATCCACTTCTAGTGCAAGAAATAAAAGAGTTATCCCAATGAATGATTGCTCCCATTTGTTCTAAAACATTTGCAAAATGTATGTCTCCTTGAATACTATTTTTCCCAACTCCAAAGACTTTAATTGAACCACCTTTAATAGCGGCTGCCGCTAAAAAATAAGAAGCAGATGAAGCATCCCCTTCTATTAAATAATGACCAGGTGTTTGATATTGCTGGTTCCCTTTTATATAAAAATGAGAATAAGAATTATTTTTAATATGAATTCCAAAAGATTTAATTAAATTAAGGGTAATATCAATATAAAGTTTAGAGACCAAATTTCCTTTAATATTTATAGTAGTATCTTTTGGAGCAAGTGGAGCTATCATTAGTAATGATGTTAAAAATTGACTGGAAATAGTTCCATTTAAATCAATACAACCACCAATAAATCCTCCTTTAGAATGAATTGGAGGATAGCCATCGTTTTTTTTATATTCTATAATCGCCCCTCCTTGTCTAAGTGCATTAACAAGATCTTTAATAGGTCTTTCATGCATTCTATTTTCCCCGCTCAATATAACATCATTATTATTTAAAGATAGCGCAGCAAGTAAAGGTCTTATTGCAGTACCTGCATTTCCTAAAAATAATGAAATAGGTTTGGATAACTGAAAAGATTGACCGATTCCTTGAATATGGCAACTTTTTTTATCTTGAGATAAATCATAATTAATACCTATTTTTTTTAATGCATTTAACATATATTGAGTATCATTGCTATCTAATAAATTAGTTAAATACGTAACTCCACTGGCCATCGAAGATAGCAGTAAAGCTCTATTTGAAATACTTTTTGAACCTGGTAAGTAAATGGATCCATTTACATAAGAAACAGGTTTTAAATGCAGCGATTCTTTCATAATAAATTATTCTCTCCTTTAATTAAAAATTATTTGTTAATGTTGTGTTTAAATTTATCCATACTTTTTTTCAAATTTTATCATGAAATCCACTAAAGATTTTACTCCTGATATAGGCATAGCATTATAAATTGATGCTCGCATCCCTCCTACTATATAGTGTCCTTTCAAGTAATTTAATCCCAACTGACTGGCTTGTTTTAAAAATATTTTATTTAATTTAGGATTTATTAAATGGAATATAACATTCATTTCAGATCTATTTTTTTTATTTATTCTATTAATATAGAAATCACTATCATCTATTTTTTTATACAGTAATTCAGCTTTTTTTTTATTTATTTTTTCTATTTTTTTTAAACCTCCTCTCTTTTTTAACCATTTAAATACTAAACCTGATAAATACCAAGCAAATGTAGGAGGGGTATTAAACATAGAACTATATTTTGAAATTGTATGATAATCTAAAATAGAAGGAGAAATTTTAGATGAATATTTTAATAATTTTTCTTTAATGATAACTATTGTAATTCCTGAAGGGCCAATGTTTTTTTGAGCACTTGCATAAATAAGATCATAATTGTTAACATTAATAAATCTAGATAAAATGCATGATGAAAAATCTCCCACAACTATTTTTCCATAAAAAATTGGTTCCTCATAAATAGATAAACCATCAATAGTTTCATTAGGGCAATAATGTATATAAGCTGTTTTATTGCTAATATTCCACGTTGAAGGAGGTGCAAGAGATATTTGATTATTTTTTATTTTTTTTATAAATATTTTTTTAGGAATACAATATTTTTCAGCTTCAATTGAAGCGCATTCAGACCAGTATCCACTATTAATATAATCTGCGTGCTTAAAATTTCTTAATAAATTTAAAGGAACAGCAGAAAACTGACCTCTAGCTCCTCCATGACAAAATAAAACTTTATACTCATCAGATATTTTTAGCAAATCTCTTAAATCTTTTTCAGCTTCCAACGCAACTTGAACAAACTGATCACTGCGATGACTAATTTCCATGATAGAAGAGCCAGATTGATTCCAATTTTGAAGTTCGTTTTTAGCTTGATATAACACTTCTGTTGGAATCATAGCCGGACCGGCACTAAAATTATAAATTAAATTCATAATTTCACCAATTATGTAATATTTTCGAATTTTTATATAAAAAATCTAAGATTAATTAATAAAATCCAAACCATTCATGTAATTTTTTTGTAATATTTTTGGAACTTCTACACGACCATCAGCATGTTGATAATTTTCTAATATAGCGGCTAAAGTTCTACCGATCGCTAAACCCGAACCATTTAATGTATGTGGAAAATATGTTTTTTTTTCAAATTTTTTTCTATACCTTGATTTCATTCGTCTAGCTTGAAAATCGCTCATATTAGAACAAGAAGATATTTCTCTGTATTTTTTTTGAGAAGGAAACCAAACTTCTAGATCATAAGTCTTTGCCGCAGAAAAACCCATTTCTCCTCCACATAAAAGTATCTTCCTATAAGGAAGTTCTAATAATCGCAATACTGTTTCTGCATGAAAGGTTAATTTTTCCAATGTTTTCTTGGATTCTTCTGGCAAAACAATTTGCACAAGTTCTACTTTATCAAATTGATGTAATCTAATTAATCCCTTTACATCTTTTCCATAAGAAGAAGCTTCAGATCTAAAACATGGAGTATGAGCTGTTAACATAATAGGTAGTTTTTCTTCGTCTAAGATTTGATTTCTAAATAAATTGGTCAGTGGAACTTCTGCTGTAGGTATCAAGATGTATTTTTTTTCGTTAATTAAATTAATATGAAATAAATCATCGCTAAATTTAGGTAATTGACCTGTACCATAAAGTGATTCAGAATTAACTAAATAAGGCACATAAGTTTCTACATAATGGTGTTTAATAGTATGTAAATCCAACATGAACTGACTTAATGCACGATGTAAAAGAGCAATTCCTCCTTTCATCACTATAAAGCGAGATCCTGATATTTTTGATGCAGATTCCCAATCTAGTTGATTTATTTTTTTTCCTATTTGAATGTGATCTTGAACTTCAAAGGTATATTTTTTTTTAATTCCCCAATATTTTATTTTTTTGTTATGTATTGATTTAATTCCTTCAGGAACATCATCATCGGGAATATTAGGTATTAAAGAAGAAAAGTCATCAATTTTTTTTTTAAGTATTTTTAATTTTTTTATATATTTATTTAAATTTTGACTTGATTCTATGACTTTTTGTTTCAAAAAACTGTTTTCTTTTTTAATTAGATTGGATTGTTTAAACTCATTAGATAAATTATGATGCGTATGTTGCAAATTTTCAGTTTTAATTTGAAGAATTTTACGTTTTTCTTCCATAGAAGAGATTAATGCAATATCTAATATAAAACCTTTTTTTAATAATCTTTTAGATACTGAAGGTAATTCATTACGTAATAAATAAGGATCTAACATGATATCGTAGTCTTTAAGTTAAAATTAAACATTGTTTTAAAATATATATGAATATATTCTACATTAGAACAACATTTAATAAATTTATTAAAAATTAATAAATTTTAGTTAAACAATAAAAAAA harbors:
- the rpsA gene encoding 30S ribosomal protein S1, whose amino-acid sequence is MNESFAQLFEESLKEIKTRPGSIIRGTIVAIEKDTVLVDAGLKSESAIPLDQFKNTQGLLEVKVGDDIDVVLDAIEDGFGETLLSREKAKRHEAWLVLEKAHEKSETITGIINGKVKGGFTVELNDIRAFLPGSLVDIRPVRETIHLEGKELEFKVIKLDQKRNNVVVSRRAVIESENSAERDQLLENLQEGVQIKGIVKNLTDYGAFVDLGGVDGLLHITDMAWKRVKHPSEVVSVGDEIQVKILKFDRERTRVSLGLKQLGEDPWVEISKRYPEEAKLTGRVTNLTDYGCFVEIEEGVEGLVHVSEMDWTNKNIHPSKVVTVNDTVEVMVLDIDEDRRRISLGLKQCKVNPWKEFSETHKKGIKVTGKIKSITDFGIFIGLNGGIDGLVHLSDISWSIPGEDAVKNYKKGDEISAIVLQVDAERERISLGIKQIEEDPFNSYILNHKKGALIDATVKSFDDKNAIVKLSETIDGCIKFSDLPHLTYEELKNQLKIGNNISVKLFNFDRKNRTIYVTVHFINKSEKKDVINTPNKKINDETFSSAMAEAFKAAQNTE
- the sucB gene encoding dihydrolipoyllysine-residue succinyltransferase, whose protein sequence is MNSIDVLVPDLPESITDATVAKWHKKTGDRVNHNDKLVDIETDKVMLEVSSPCDGILDKIAEKTGKIVKSQQILSTIICLNTGVKNNSKDSQRDKSFLNYNQPSGMQTQNHSYSLKEKISFFTPSIRRLIRTHSIDISKINLNEIKNKTFPKEFFNHIDPLTDKNKSKHSFENVPDNLKEETILKSKNRVKMTRLRQKISERLLEAKNNMAMLTTFNEVNMEPIILLRKKYRKDFEQKHGIRIGFMSFYVKAVVEALKEFPEINAFIDNEDIVYHNNFDISIAISTPRGLITPVLRNADKMSMHEIEKKIKEFSIKGSENKITIEELRGGNFTITNGGIFGSLMSTPIINPPQAAILGMHLIQDRPMAVNGKIKILPMMYLALSYDHCLIDGKESVSFLKKIKNILEDFTRLLINI
- the aroA gene encoding 3-phosphoshikimate 1-carboxyvinyltransferase, yielding MKESLHLKPVSYVNGSIYLPGSKSISNRALLLSSMASGVTYLTNLLDSNDTQYMLNALKKIGINYDLSQDKKSCHIQGIGQSFQLSKPISLFLGNAGTAIRPLLAALSLNNNDVILSGENRMHERPIKDLVNALRQGGAIIEYKKNDGYPPIHSKGGFIGGCIDLNGTISSQFLTSLLMIAPLAPKDTTINIKGNLVSKLYIDITLNLIKSFGIHIKNNSYSHFYIKGNQQYQTPGHYLIEGDASSASYFLAAAAIKGGSIKVFGVGKNSIQGDIHFANVLEQMGAIIHWDNSFISCTRSGLYGVDLDMNHIPDAAMTIAMVALFAKGTTIIRNIYNWRLKETDRLSAMAIELKKIGAKVEEGKDFLSITPPNSFKYASINTYNDHRIAMCFSLVSLSLVGVNILNPKCTSKTFPSYFKDFLSISKFY
- the serS gene encoding serine--tRNA ligase, translated to MLDPYLLRNELPSVSKRLLKKGFILDIALISSMEEKRKILQIKTENLQHTHHNLSNEFKQSNLIKKENSFLKQKVIESSQNLNKYIKKLKILKKKIDDFSSLIPNIPDDDVPEGIKSIHNKKIKYWGIKKKYTFEVQDHIQIGKKINQLDWESASKISGSRFIVMKGGIALLHRALSQFMLDLHTIKHHYVETYVPYLVNSESLYGTGQLPKFSDDLFHINLINEKKYILIPTAEVPLTNLFRNQILDEEKLPIMLTAHTPCFRSEASSYGKDVKGLIRLHQFDKVELVQIVLPEESKKTLEKLTFHAETVLRLLELPYRKILLCGGEMGFSAAKTYDLEVWFPSQKKYREISSCSNMSDFQARRMKSRYRKKFEKKTYFPHTLNGSGLAIGRTLAAILENYQHADGRVEVPKILQKNYMNGLDFIN
- a CDS encoding MIP/aquaporin family protein; amino-acid sequence: MNIYKKEDIITQCISEFLGTGFIVFFGISCLASMKLTNSNFNAYEISMIWGLGVSISIYFSSFLSQAHLNPAITIFFWLSSRFHKKKVLPYIISQIFGTFIFTILIYFIYYKSFILFEIQNNIVRGAQNSFDIASIFCIYPKKNNSFIHDFILEIFITSIFMIILMGLNDKNNHLLSSSSIIPLLTGILVAIINVSIGPFNNITLNPARDLGPRIFLSVIGWKVSAFTGSSNFPYFLIPVMGSFLGINLGGLIYYVFIENHFSKLKN
- the pfkA gene encoding 6-phosphofructokinase, with protein sequence MIKKIGVLTSGGDAPGMNAAIRGVVRTALSEKLEIFGIYDGYLGLYENRMTKLDRYSVSDVINRGGTFLGSARFLSFHENQVRLVAIENLKKRNIDALVVIGGDGSYAGAKKLTNMGMPCISIPGTIDNDVPGTDYTIGYFTALETVVEAIDRLRDTSSSHQRISIVEVMGRYCGDLTLAAAIAGGCEFIVLPEINYVKEDLVIEIQAGIKKGKKHAIVAITEYICDVNQLAKYIEMKTHRETRATILGHIQRGGAPVVYDRILASRMGAYAVELLLKGYKGQCVGIQNDEMVFNDITYALKNMKRVFKKDWLITAKKLY
- the gpmA gene encoding 2,3-diphosphoglycerate-dependent phosphoglycerate mutase, which produces MTNKKLVMIRHGESQWNKLNKFTGWYDSELSELGKKEAKIAALLLKKEKFIFDLAYSSVLQRAIHTLWYILKELNQTWLSVEKSWRLNERHYGALQGLNKTETALKFGNKKVMLWRRSVEVLPPQINITDDRFPGNDIRYSHLKIDEIPLGESLYLTSKRVIPYWENTILPQLKNNKRILIVAHGNSLRALMQYLNNLDDENIMKLNIPTAVPIVLEFDKKWIPLTWHYLK
- the serC gene encoding 3-phosphoserine/phosphohydroxythreonine transaminase; this encodes MNLIYNFSAGPAMIPTEVLYQAKNELQNWNQSGSSIMEISHRSDQFVQVALEAEKDLRDLLKISDEYKVLFCHGGARGQFSAVPLNLLRNFKHADYINSGYWSECASIEAEKYCIPKKIFIKKIKNNQISLAPPSTWNISNKTAYIHYCPNETIDGLSIYEEPIFYGKIVVGDFSSCILSRFINVNNYDLIYASAQKNIGPSGITIVIIKEKLLKYSSKISPSILDYHTISKYSSMFNTPPTFAWYLSGLVFKWLKKRGGLKKIEKINKKKAELLYKKIDDSDFYINRINKKNRSEMNVIFHLINPKLNKIFLKQASQLGLNYLKGHYIVGGMRASIYNAMPISGVKSLVDFMIKFEKKYG
- the ihfB gene encoding integration host factor subunit beta gives rise to the protein MTRSELLERIAEQKIHISIKKIEYAVKEMLDHIAYSLAKRKRIEIRGFGSFSLHYRSSRIGRNPKNGNRVFLNERYVTYFKPGKQLRNRANIYK
- the tpiA gene encoding triose-phosphate isomerase translates to MKKKLIVANWKLNGDKKTIAHLMNNFTSCFLKNNNNTIVISPSFIYLDRMCQKIHHNKNVFVASQNIDINVKGAFTGEISILMLKDIGVKYVIIGHSERRFVHQETNDVIAKKFFLIKKYNLIPILCVGETQEQKKCGKTEEILKDQLNSILKICGNQSFRNTVIAYEPVWAIGTGQSAIPKNVQMIHKFIKNYIFQYDSISKESIIIQYGGSVNQLNAKMFLEQPDIDGLLIGSASLNLKEFFKIIEISNSFLKNK